A stretch of Primulina tabacum isolate GXHZ01 chromosome 13, ASM2559414v2, whole genome shotgun sequence DNA encodes these proteins:
- the LOC142521913 gene encoding uncharacterized protein LOC142521913, producing the protein MLRMCPRHGFSIGQQVETFYYGVDPSMRSMLDAAANGSLYRKTPTAALEIISNMAESNVGWQDNRMEKKVGILEMDALTPITAKLDGLTPQTAQLQAHKSIPVKSCFGGDSVNYVGNQGRQPYNPYSFSYNPGWRNHPNFGWRQSDNSVEQLHFHPPHHPTQQKPPQQQPKHPQGTGPSMPPGFKPQDRKSNLEDMLANYIAGNEMRWQNQDAMMQRVETQLGKLATQMSTRAPGSLPSDTEKNPKGVNAVTVTSPIKQEAVDVGENVKEKGSSKPKFEDTKEKGKSLNSNPTIDINSLPFPQREKQLQLDTQFSKFLEIFKKLHINIPFAEALAQMPSYAKFLKDILLNKMKLVDFETVKLSEECSTNLQNNLPPKAKDPGSFSIHCTIGTSFFGKALCDLGASINLMPYSCFEKLGIGKVKPTTISLQLADRSIKYSMGVVEDVFVKVDKFIFPVDFVVLDVEEDREIPLILGRPFLSTGKALIDVHKGELMLRLNDESVVFNVFQSIKYPNDTSDCFRIDATDEFVECGLQ; encoded by the exons ATGTTGAGAATGTGCCCGAGACATGGTTTTTCGATAGGCCAGCAAGTTGAAACATTCTACTATGGGGTGGATCCATCTATGAGATCTATGCTTGATGCAGCAGCAAACGGTAGCTTATACAGAAAAACACCAACCGCAGCGCTTGAAATCATATCTAATATGGCAGAGAGCAATGTAGGCTGGCAAGACAACAGAATGGAAAAGAAAGTCGGAATCCTTGAAATGGATGCTTTAACACCAATCACTGCAAAACTTGATGGCTTGACACCACAGACGGCACAGTTACAAgcacataaatcaataccagtCAAGTCA TGTTTTGGAGGGGACTCAGTGAACTATGTGGGGAACCAAGGTCGGCAACCATATAACCCATACAGCTTCTCATATAACCCAGGGTGGAGGAATCATCCAAATTTTGGGTGGAGGCAATCAGATAATTCTGTTGAACAACTACATTTTCATCCTCCACACCATCCTACACAACAAAAACCTCCTCAGCAACAACCTAAACATCCGCAAGGTACTGGACCTTCTATGCCACCCGGTTTCAAACCACAAGATAGAAAGTCGAATCTTGAGGATATGCTCGCCAATTATATAGCCGGGAATGAGATGAGATGGCAAAATCAAGATGCCATGATGCAAAGGGTAGAGACTCAACTAGGGAAGTTAGCGACACAAATGTCTACACGAGCTCCAGGTTCACTACCTAGTGACACGGAAAAGAATCCGAAGGGTGTCAATGCAGTCACGGTGACATCTCCCATTAAGCAAGAGGCAGTTGATGTTGGGGAAAATGTGAAGGAAAAGGGGTCATCCAAGCCAAAGTTCGAGGACACAAAGGAGAAAGGTAAGTCTCTGAACTCAAACCCCACTATTGATATTAATTCACTCCCGTTTCCCCAAAGAGAAAAGCAACTGCAACTGGAtactcaattttcaaaatttcttgagatTTTCAAAAAGCTGCACATAAATATCCCATTTGCAGAGGCTTTAGCTCAAATGCCCTCCTATGCTAAATTTCTTAAAGATATTTTGTTGAACAAGATGAAATTAGTGGACTTTGAGACGGTTAAGCTTTCGGAGGAATGTTCTACAAATTTACAAAATAATTTGCCTCCAAAAGCTAAGGACCCAGGTAGCTTCTCTATTCATTGTACCATAGGAACTTCATTTTTTggtaaagctttatgtgactTAGGTGCAAGTATTAATTTAATGCCTTATTCATGTTTTGAGAAGCTAGGAATTGGTAAAGTTAAACCTACTACAATTTCCCTACAATTAGCTGATAGATCTATTAAATACTCTATGGGAGTAGTAGAGGATGTTTTCGTGAAGGTTGACAAGTTTATTTTCCCAGTGGACTTTGTTGTGTTAGATGTGGAAGAGGATCGTGAGATTCCTCTTATTTTAGGAAGACCATTTTTATCCACTGGAAAAGCTCTGATAGATGTACACAAGGGTGAgttgatgttgagattgaatgaTGAGAGTGTGGTGTTTAATGTTTTTCAGTCCATCAAATACCCCAATGATACATCTGattgttttagaattgatgctACTGACGAGTTCGTTGAGTGTGGGTTGCAGTGA